GCGTGAATATGTTCCCGTTTTCCGGTTCTCAGGGAACTGGCTCTTATTTGCGGCGAAGGAACAGGCCGCCCAGACCCAGCAGCAGCATCGATGCCGGCTCCGGAATGACATAGAATGTCTGAAGAATGGTCCCCAAATCCTCGCTGATCAAATCTACTCTTCCAAGGCCCATGTCCTCTGTACCAAAGCCCGGCACATTCGCAAACTTAACCGTATACTGAATGCCAGCTTCGATCATATCCGTCGGCGTTCCTGCAGGGGCCAAAGCCTTGAGGTAGACCATTCCAAGCTGGTCAAGACCAAGATCTGCACCATTTTGGACACCATATGGCATCGAGGATGTTAATCCGCCTTGACCTGCTTCTGTAAAACCTTCGGCTATTACATCAAGTTGTGCCGACCAGCCGATTACTGCTGACCAGGCTAGCGTATCGCTACTCTCGATGCCTATTGTATCCGGGCCTAAAACTACAAGCTGAATCCCCGCACTTGCCATCGAAGCCATCCCCAGAACCAGAACCAGACTTACCAGTTTCTTCATTGCTGTTCTCCTTTCCGGCCGAATAGAGGCCGAAACAAAACGTTCACTTCTTCACGCGTGTGTGTGTGGTCGATATTTAATTATCCACGGACTAACACGGATTTAGATTTTTTGGTTTAACCACGGATTTCACGGATTACACAGTTTCCTAAAAAACTCTATTAACCACGGATTTACACGGATAAACACGGATTAATAAAAACCGCAAGATATCCGTATCGTTAACTCTTTCCTCAACCCCAAATCGAACGGAAGGAATTTTGACGATAAGCGTCAAAATTAAATTCTAAAATCTAAAAACTAAATCCTAACAAATAAACTAAAAACTGTGCGGTAAGCAATCTTTCCTTCTTCTCCAGGCATGATACCGGTAATATACAGGAACGGCCGGGCCGTGTCAAGAGAAAAAATTTTTTTAACCGCAGATTTCTCAGATTACACAGATTAAAAAGAATGCAGAAAAAAAGAGGATGATCGTATATATTATAAATATCTGTAAAATCGGAAGATATATTTATTGCGGTATGTAAAGAAGGCGGTAAACCTGACGAAAGGGCTTTCAATGACTGAAGAAATTTTTCTGCATAAAAATCTGACGGAATCGCTCATAGCGGCCGCTATGGAGGTTCATACAAAACTTGGACACGGATTTCTCGAAAGTGTTTATGAAGCCGCGATGGCCGTTGAACTGGACCTGCGAAAAATACCCTATGAGCAGCAGAAGCCGCTTCCCGTGTTTTACAAAGGGAAAAAACTGAAAGATTTTGTCTGCGACTTTTTGGTTGATCAGAAAGTTCTGCTGGAGCTGAAGGCAATGAAAACGATATCCGCTGCAGAGGAGGCCCAAGTACTAAATTATCTCAAGGCCGGCGGCTTAAAGGTCGGACTCCTGCTGAATTTTGGTGAACCCTCGCTGAAAATCCGACGCTTTGTCCTCTAATCTTCATCCATAACCTTAATCTGTGAAATCTGCGTAATCTGTGGTTAACACCCCCTTTTAATCCGTGATAATCCGCCCGTCGGGCAGGCCCGCCGCGGCAGGCGTGAATCCGTAATTTATTTTAACCCTTATCTCCAATCCGTGTTAATCCGTGGTTAATCAGTTTTTCCGAAATCTGCGGTTAATCACAATCCGGGCCGCTGTAACTAATTTTATCACAAAGACATAAAAACACAGAGCCCGGAAAAGCGTTTCCCTGTTGAAAAAGAGACTGACCCTGATTAAACTGTTTTTTATGGTTTCTTTGCATCACATCCAGCAGCACAGGGAGGAGATTCGGCGGATTGCCGCCGCACACGGCGCGGAGAAGGTCTGGATTTTCGGCTCTGTGGCTGCCGGCAGAACAAATGCATCCAGCGATCTGGACCTTCTGGTTCGGATGCGTCCGGATGCGTCTTTGCTGGACCGGATTGCTCTGATGCAGGAGCTGGAAGCCCTGCTGGGGGTCAAAGTCGATGCCGTCAATGAGAACGCCCTTCATCCTTCACTTCGTCAAACCATCCTGCAGGAGAGCATTCCCCTGTGAAGCGAGATTTTCTTTATCTGACTCACATTGCTGAGAGCATCCGCCGAATCGAGGATTATACCCGGTGCGGAAAAGAAGCATTTGTGAACTCTACTCTGGTGCAGGATGCCGTGATACGCAATTTTGAAATCATCGGAGAGGCCGTCAAGAATATCTCTGACGACACGCTGGAGCGTCAGCCCCATATTCCCTGGCGTCAGATTGCCTCCTTTCGGGATGTGCTCATCCACGGATATATGGGTGTTGATTTGAATGAAGTGTGGAATGTGATTGAACGGGACCTTCCTCCGCTCAAAGAAGCCGTAAACGCCCTGCTTCATTCCTAAAAGCAGCAGTCCCTTCCAACCTGCGGTTAACCCCCAAATCTGTGTAATCCGTGAAATCTGTGGTTAATCTTTACCTTATTCTGTGTAATCTGTGGTTTACTTTAATCCGTATTAATCCGTGGTTAAAATCTGTGGTTATCTTTAATCTGTGAAATCCGTGTAATCTGTGGTTAAAAAAAAGCCCTCTCGGTCTGAGAGGGCTTTTCGTGTGTTTCACAACGCGTTCGTTAAACGCTTTTGTCGATTCTGGTCCTTTGGAAACAGCTCTTATTTGCGGCGAAGGAACAGACCGCCCAGTCCCAGCAGCAGCATCGATGCCGGCTCCGGAATGACATAGAATGTCTGAAGAATGGTCCCCAAATCCTCGCTGATCAAATCTACTCTTCCAAGGCCCATGTCCTCTGTACCAAAGCCCGGCACATTCGCAAACTTAACCGTATACTGAATGCCAGCTTCGATCATATCCGTCGGCGTTCCTGCAGGGGCCAAAGCCTTGAGGTAGACCATTCCAAGCTGGTCAAGACCAAGATCTGCACCATTTTGGACACCATATGGCATCGAGGATGTTAATCCGCCTTGACCTGCTTCTGTAAAACCTTCGGCTATTACATCAAGTTGTGCCGACCAGCCGATTACCGCTGACCAGGCTTTCGTATCGCTACTCTCGATGCCTATTGTATCCGGGCCTACAACTACAAGCTGAATCCCCGCACTTGCCATCGAGACCATTCCCAGAACCAGAATCAGACTTAACAACTTCTTCATCATCGTTCTCCTTTCAATTGTTCGAACAATCGTTGTCTATTGACGTTAACTTCCCGCGTGTGAAGTGTGTGTCATAAATTAAGGCGTTACAAAGAAATTGTAATTCGGTCCATCACAAGTTGGCACACCAGGCCCTTTTGGCGCTTCTCTCACATTGTAATATGAGAGGAAAATGTTCAAATCATTCGTAAAGACCCTCGCATATCCTTGCAAAACATTACCCTGCTGATCACGGGCAAAATCAGCACAAATGCCATTCGGAACACTCATAATACCCGGGCCTTTAGGCGACTCACGAACGCCATAAGCCGCGAGAAGCACATTAAGGTCGTTTGTAAAAACGTAAGCATAACCCTGGAGAACATTTCCTTGAGAAAGCCCATCAGCATCGCCACGGCAGTTTCTTGCATAGCACCAGCAGTTGGGTTTGCCGAACTGGACCCACGCCGCATAGAAGGGAGCGGCAGAGTTGACGCATTCCTGGGGTGCGGAGGCGATATTTGCACAAGCGGAGGCGGAGACGGTGCCGAGGTTGTCGCCGACGATTCCGCCGCGGAGGGCATCGGCCTCCACGCAGACCTGAGCCGTGCTGCCGGCGAAGTTGCTCAGTTTAACATTGGCCAGAACGCCGCCGGCCGTCACACCGCCCTGATTGCCGCTGTTGTCCAGCGCGCCCACGCTGATAACGAACGTGGTGGCAGGCAGGGTCGCCAGAACGCCGGCTGCATCCGGATCGGCCAGGGCATGAGCGCCCGTTCCGGGCAGGGCCGTCTCATCGGCCAGTCCGCCGAGGAAGCCGGGGTTGCTGTAGTAGTAATCAATGTAGGCATTGAACGCGGCCATCACATCGGTGACATCCGCAATGGCGGCCAGTTCGGCCCCCGTAATGGTCACCTTCAGGGCCACGCCGCGGACCACCGCGCCGCCGTCAATCGCCAAAGCAATCTGGGCGGTTTCGCTGCCCGCATCCGAGACCGACACGGTCACATCCGCCAGTGCCGGCGCAGCGATCGCAATCGCCAACAAAATCGGGAGTACTTTTCTCATTGCTACACCTTCCTTTCTCTTTTTCTTTTTCCCTATTCATCACCCTTAAAGGCCACGCGCCTCAAGGTTCTCTCTCGCTTCCGAAATTCCCCCATGCTTTAGCGGAATGATGAAACGAAATGACTTTCCATCACCCTCTTCATTTCACTGTATTTCACTTTTCTGCTCCTCAACACAACGCTGATGATACAATAAAGCCGCCTCCGAATCAAGAAAATTTTTGAAAAAGTCAAAAAAATCCGATAAGGGGCCGCTTACCTATATTGAAAAACATATTCGGATATGCCTTGTCCTGTATAGCCAGCCCAGTATTATTGGACAAAAAGTTTCCTTTTCCGACGCATTAAAAGACGATACAATAATACAGAAAACTCGAAATCCGAAATTCGAAGTCCGAAATCCGACATTCGATATTCGAAATTTAATAGAGATTGGAGATGCTGAAAGACCTGTTTTCAGGACGGCTGCTTTTTACACGGATATTTATGCTGACAGCCGGGTTTTTGCTGACGGCCGTCGGCGTTGCCGTGATTTATGCAGCCGGCCATCCGGAACCTTTGGAACCGCAAACCCCCTATCTTAACACTGAAACTCCCGATGAGGCGGATACACAACCGGCTGAAACGGATAGTTCGGCGACTTCTTCCACACGGGCCGCAAAATTGGCCTCTTTGTGGAAGAAACAGATATTTTATGTCCTGATAGGTTTCGTCGGGATGATTACTGTCAATCTAATCGGCTACCGCCGGCTGGGGCCTGTTTCTTATGGTCTGTATGCGGCTGTGCTGGTTCTGCTGGCAATTTTGCTGGTGGATATGGTTATCGATATCCCGTTCGTGCCTTACCGGGAGGGCCGGGCCCGCCGCTGGATTGAGTTTTCCATCGGCAGCCATACCTTCTTCCAGATCCAGCCGTCGGAGTTCTGCAAGATTGCCTTTATTCTCGCCCTGGCGTATTACCTGCGCTACCGCAAAAACTACCGCCGGCTGCTGGGACTTATCGGACCCTTTGCCCTGACGTTTTTGGCAATGGTGCTGATTCTGCTGGAGCCGGATTTGGGGACGGTGATTTTGATGATGCCGATTCTGTTTGCGATGCTGTTTGCGGCCGGGGCCAAGGGTTGGCATCTGCTGCTGATTATCGGCCTGGCCATTCTGACCAGTCCCTTCCTGTGGATGTCGATGAAGGATTATCAGCGGATGCGGATATCCAGTCTGGTTTTGCAGAGTCCCAAAGTGCGTGCGATGGCCCGCGAGCACCCGACACTGGCACGGATCCTGGTCGGCAGGCCCGAACGGCTGTATAACTGGAAAGAGGGCGGGGGCTACCAGCTGCTGCAGGCCAAGCAGGCCATCGCCTCCGGCGGGCTGTTCGGATACGGCTTTGCCCGCGGGCCATATGTGCAGGACGACTTTTTCTTCCTGCCGGACAAGCACAACGACTTTGTCTTTGCTATTGTGGCCCACCAATTCGGTCTGGTCGGGTGTCTCTTTATCCTCCTGCTGTATGGGGTGATTTTCGCGGCGGGGATGGAGATTGCCTGGCGGAATACCGACCCGTTCGGGCGGCTGGTGGCCGTCGGCATTACCACGATGTTTGCCGTGCAGGTCTTCGTCAATATCGGAATGACGCTGGGGCTGATGCCGATTACTGGTCTGACGCTGCCGTTTATCAGCTACGGCGGCTCCAGTCTGCTGACCAACTATATCGCTCTGGGGCTGCTGAACAGCATCGGCCAATATCGGCCTTTCTCCGTCGCCCAGAAGCCCTTTGAGTTTCTGCCGGAAACCTCTTAAGCCCCCTTGCCGAAGACCGGCCGGATGTGCCGCTCGAAGAGGTTGGCCGAGACGTGTTTGGCAATCTCCTCTTCGAAGCGCTCCAGCGCGTCCGTAAACCGCCTGCCCATCTGGGCGGCGACCTTGTAGCCCACGTGCAGCAGCTGCCGGAAATGGGGATTGTAGTCGGGGCAGCGGGGGTTGTGCCGCAGGGCTGCCGCAAACCGCTTTCCATCCCACCGGTCCACTTCCTTCGGCGAGGGCAGTTTGGCGGCATCGATGTCAATCACCGTTGCATACGGCGCACAAAGGGCCTGGCGGTTTTCGAGGGCCTTGGCATAGACCTCTTTGGCGATGGCCAGCCCTTCGCCGCCCGCCTCGGCCAGACCGATAAGCTCCTCCAGCCAGGTGGTGCCGGCCGTTTTCAGGTGCAGTCCGGCTCCGAATCGATGAATTGCCCGCCGAATCGGGCCGTAAATGGAAAACTTGTCGCTGCCGGAATGGACCGAAAGCTTCAGATTGTCCGGCAGCCCGAATTCTTTGACGGCAAAGGCAATCACCGCCAAATCTTCATT
The nucleotide sequence above comes from Anaerohalosphaeraceae bacterium. Encoded proteins:
- a CDS encoding nucleotidyltransferase family protein, whose translation is MKKRLTLIKLFFMVSLHHIQQHREEIRRIAAAHGAEKVWIFGSVAAGRTNASSDLDLLVRMRPDASLLDRIALMQELEALLGVKVDAVNENALHPSLRQTILQESIPL
- a CDS encoding FtsW/RodA/SpoVE family cell cycle protein, with amino-acid sequence MLTAGFLLTAVGVAVIYAAGHPEPLEPQTPYLNTETPDEADTQPAETDSSATSSTRAAKLASLWKKQIFYVLIGFVGMITVNLIGYRRLGPVSYGLYAAVLVLLAILLVDMVIDIPFVPYREGRARRWIEFSIGSHTFFQIQPSEFCKIAFILALAYYLRYRKNYRRLLGLIGPFALTFLAMVLILLEPDLGTVILMMPILFAMLFAAGAKGWHLLLIIGLAILTSPFLWMSMKDYQRMRISSLVLQSPKVRAMAREHPTLARILVGRPERLYNWKEGGGYQLLQAKQAIASGGLFGYGFARGPYVQDDFFFLPDKHNDFVFAIVAHQFGLVGCLFILLLYGVIFAAGMEIAWRNTDPFGRLVAVGITTMFAVQVFVNIGMTLGLMPITGLTLPFISYGGSSLLTNYIALGLLNSIGQYRPFSVAQKPFEFLPETS
- a CDS encoding DUF86 domain-containing protein, with the translated sequence MKRDFLYLTHIAESIRRIEDYTRCGKEAFVNSTLVQDAVIRNFEIIGEAVKNISDDTLERQPHIPWRQIASFRDVLIHGYMGVDLNEVWNVIERDLPPLKEAVNALLHS
- a CDS encoding PEP-CTERM sorting domain-containing protein, with product MMKKLLSLILVLGMVSMASAGIQLVVVGPDTIGIESSDTKAWSAVIGWSAQLDVIAEGFTEAGQGGLTSSMPYGVQNGADLGLDQLGMVYLKALAPAGTPTDMIEAGIQYTVKFANVPGFGTEDMGLGRVDLISEDLGTILQTFYVIPEPASMLLLGLGGLFLRRK
- a CDS encoding GxxExxY protein; its protein translation is MTEEIFLHKNLTESLIAAAMEVHTKLGHGFLESVYEAAMAVELDLRKIPYEQQKPLPVFYKGKKLKDFVCDFLVDQKVLLELKAMKTISAAEEAQVLNYLKAGGLKVGLLLNFGEPSLKIRRFVL
- a CDS encoding PEP-CTERM sorting domain-containing protein; this translates as MKKLVSLVLVLGMASMASAGIQLVVLGPDTIGIESSDTLAWSAVIGWSAQLDVIAEGFTEAGQGGLTSSMPYGVQNGADLGLDQLGMVYLKALAPAGTPTDMIEAGIQYTVKFANVPGFGTEDMGLGRVDLISEDLGTILQTFYVIPEPASMLLLGLGGLFLRRK